A region from the Sandaracinus amylolyticus genome encodes:
- a CDS encoding S1 family peptidase: protein MTTSKGLVATLAAAALLGACAPIAPEAEVITEEIVDGTAETGFPSVMLLYNQSGGMCTASLITPRVMLTARHCVMRADGDTQASASSISFYVGSSQRAITAQYRARAIYLIPGSTSNIGDGRATDLALVELATPARETPMEIALGSPGTLNGQQITAIGYGQTPSGQTGTKYRTSAAVTGLQQGLIFVDPAVCQGDSGGPVIGPDGLIYGVASFIFSPDGRTEPRCGTAPGAYNELYRHMDWVQSVLEMVGDACFPDEGGEVCDGVDNDCNGEADEGCMPLGSACTESATCIGGLCATTQAGQICTQECDPMRPDVGCPPGFFCGSTGCAGHCVPGAPGGAPIGASCAADTDCASLFCADPGDGMQRCLPPCRLDAGRCLAGEICVPLGDACGGCVDQDIVGGLGHGLGEPCSEGADCRSGACAERGGVSECTAPCGADGSCPEGFSCREGACMRTRGVGDRGTVRVGSACLDNSDCPGGICAILGDRNWCTITCDGATPCPAGFGCAAAGGVNVCAPMGSLVGEECDTNEECASGLCARVGGSSVCTEPCSADRVCGVGLECRRTADGAASVCTAVGSSAGGCSVSVGARSSSSMWMVLVGIAIAMVIGRRRAR from the coding sequence ATGACGACGTCGAAGGGGCTGGTCGCGACGCTCGCCGCCGCGGCGCTGCTCGGTGCGTGCGCGCCGATCGCGCCCGAGGCCGAGGTGATCACCGAGGAGATCGTCGACGGGACCGCGGAGACCGGGTTCCCGTCGGTGATGCTCCTCTACAACCAGTCGGGCGGCATGTGCACCGCGTCGCTCATCACGCCGCGCGTCATGCTCACGGCGCGTCACTGCGTGATGCGCGCCGACGGCGACACCCAGGCGTCGGCCTCGTCGATCAGCTTCTACGTCGGCAGCTCGCAGCGCGCGATCACCGCGCAGTACCGCGCGCGCGCCATCTATCTGATCCCCGGCAGCACCAGCAACATCGGCGACGGGCGCGCGACCGACCTCGCGCTCGTCGAGCTCGCGACGCCCGCGCGCGAGACCCCGATGGAGATCGCGCTCGGCTCGCCGGGCACGCTCAACGGCCAGCAGATCACGGCGATCGGCTACGGCCAGACGCCCTCGGGCCAGACCGGCACGAAGTACCGCACCAGCGCCGCGGTCACCGGCCTCCAGCAGGGCCTCATCTTCGTCGACCCAGCGGTCTGTCAGGGCGACTCGGGCGGTCCGGTGATCGGCCCCGACGGGCTCATCTACGGCGTCGCGAGCTTCATCTTCAGCCCCGACGGCCGCACCGAGCCGCGCTGCGGCACCGCGCCCGGCGCGTACAACGAGCTCTACCGTCACATGGATTGGGTGCAGAGCGTCCTCGAGATGGTCGGCGACGCGTGCTTCCCCGACGAGGGCGGCGAGGTCTGCGACGGCGTCGACAACGACTGCAACGGCGAGGCGGACGAGGGCTGCATGCCGCTCGGCAGCGCGTGCACCGAGAGCGCCACGTGCATCGGCGGCCTCTGCGCGACGACGCAGGCGGGCCAGATCTGCACCCAGGAGTGCGATCCGATGCGTCCCGACGTCGGCTGTCCGCCGGGCTTCTTCTGCGGCTCGACGGGCTGCGCCGGTCACTGCGTGCCGGGCGCTCCCGGCGGCGCCCCGATCGGCGCGTCGTGCGCGGCGGACACCGACTGCGCGTCGCTCTTCTGCGCGGATCCCGGCGACGGCATGCAGCGCTGCCTCCCGCCGTGCCGCCTCGACGCGGGACGCTGTCTCGCGGGCGAGATCTGCGTGCCGCTCGGCGACGCGTGCGGCGGCTGCGTCGATCAGGACATCGTCGGCGGCCTCGGACACGGCCTCGGCGAGCCGTGCAGCGAGGGCGCGGACTGCCGCAGCGGCGCGTGCGCCGAGCGCGGCGGCGTGTCCGAGTGCACCGCGCCGTGCGGCGCGGACGGAAGCTGCCCCGAGGGCTTCTCGTGCCGCGAGGGCGCGTGCATGCGCACCCGCGGCGTCGGCGACCGCGGCACGGTGCGCGTCGGCAGCGCGTGTCTCGACAACAGCGACTGCCCCGGCGGCATCTGCGCGATCCTCGGTGATCGCAACTGGTGCACGATCACGTGCGACGGCGCGACGCCGTGCCCCGCGGGCTTCGGCTGCGCGGCGGCGGGCGGCGTGAACGTGTGCGCGCCGATGGGCAGCCTCGTCGGCGAGGAGTGCGACACGAACGAGGAGTGCGCGAGCGGCCTGTGCGCGCGCGTCGGCGGCAGCAGCGTGTGCACCGAGCCGTGCAGCGCCGATCGCGTGTGCGGCGTCGGTCTCGAGTGCCGTCGCACGGCGGACGGCGCGGCGTCGGTGTGCACGGCGGTCGGGTCGAGCGCCGGCGGGTGCTCGGTGTCGGTCGGGGCGCGGTCGTCGTCGTCGATGTGGATGGTGCTCGTGGGGATCGCGATTGCGATGGTGATCGGTCGTCGCCGCGCGCGGTGA
- a CDS encoding MlaE family ABC transporter permease: MSAQPTPAEKSLVVRAIEAQGARMIRAMNQMGGIAAMTLRAFRALFTTRFEMRSFLYQLEQMGVKSFGIAAATAIFVGIVMAIQFAFSLERFGARESTGRIVGLSEARELAPSLTALVVGCRIGAGIAAELGSMAVTEQIDAIRALGADPIKKLVVPRMLAGIVMMPMLTVFALVLGIGSAAIVCNLSFGMAIPFFVTSALDSIWVEDFLSGIGKTPFFGFLIAVLGSYYGITTRGGTEGVGRATTTSVVVVAISILIADALLTQFFMQFMTR; encoded by the coding sequence GTGAGCGCGCAGCCGACGCCGGCCGAGAAGTCGCTCGTCGTCCGCGCGATCGAGGCGCAGGGCGCGCGGATGATCCGCGCGATGAACCAGATGGGCGGCATCGCGGCGATGACGCTCCGCGCGTTCCGCGCGCTCTTCACGACGCGCTTCGAGATGCGCTCGTTCCTCTACCAGCTCGAGCAGATGGGCGTGAAGTCGTTCGGCATCGCCGCGGCGACCGCGATCTTCGTCGGCATCGTCATGGCGATCCAGTTCGCGTTCTCGCTCGAGCGCTTCGGCGCGCGCGAGAGCACGGGACGCATCGTCGGCCTGTCCGAGGCGCGCGAGCTCGCGCCCTCGCTCACCGCGCTCGTCGTCGGGTGCCGCATCGGCGCGGGCATCGCGGCGGAGCTCGGATCGATGGCGGTCACCGAGCAGATCGACGCGATCCGCGCGCTCGGCGCCGACCCGATCAAGAAGCTCGTCGTGCCGCGCATGCTCGCGGGCATCGTGATGATGCCGATGCTCACCGTGTTCGCGCTGGTGCTCGGCATCGGCAGCGCGGCGATCGTCTGCAACCTCTCGTTCGGGATGGCGATCCCGTTCTTCGTGACCAGCGCGCTCGATTCGATCTGGGTCGAGGACTTCCTCTCGGGCATCGGCAAGACGCCGTTCTTCGGGTTCTTGATCGCGGTGCTCGGCTCGTACTACGGCATCACGACGCGCGGCGGCACCGAGGGCGTCGGGCGCGCGACGACGACGTCGGTCGTGGTCGTCGCGATCAGCATCCTGATCGCCGACGCGCTGCTCACCCAGTTCTTCATGCAGTTCATGACGCGGTGA
- a CDS encoding DUF4388 domain-containing protein, producing MTTTASKGSPGGVRILDRLRDEGRITAPQYESFYHQAKRTGERVEESILESGAMTEADLLKFVASLYKTRFVSTERLSKAEIDRATLDLVPRRIAERLQCVPILYDRRAQVLSVVTYELEEDVGKQLAVATGAREVRVFAARPATVRAALRRFYGGDPHAFAQVQGAPTSYALGLDAFERGSGGGPSISLDPSPRGVGIDLELDDRTPALGFAPAPPVAPRPAAPARGAAPPTPPELKIEMPRFEVAPDWAAYLETVNVLVTVLDGSRAELRGHSSQVARLCGQLADRLSISGGDRHAIVLAAHLHDVGKASSYHLTALNVSRFDGHRLQAQRSYLTPLRMLESARLPPATIDALTHLYERYDGQGFPDRQAGNAIPIGARIVSLVETYCDLTVNPKNPYRRTLTPREALDVLRQLGSQLFDPGLVGALRQVVVGDETSGKNGARTRVLIVDPDREETTILELRLAEAGHGVVVVRDRAEAIAAIAKERFQLIVSELELGGDDGFTLLAALRAEPSAAEIPFVFLTRKADRESVARGLELGAADFLMKPASAELVVAKTAQLIEAGVRRRGGGLAGNLRDISLPDVIQALGNGRKTGLLHVSAGGTIGEIHFLEGAVADARFGQSARQEAIYAMLALKEGEFSLDPAFKPAARVINESTEALLLEGMRRMDEAGLS from the coding sequence GTGACGACCACGGCGAGCAAGGGGAGCCCCGGCGGCGTACGCATCCTCGATCGACTGCGCGACGAGGGGCGCATCACCGCGCCGCAGTACGAGAGCTTCTACCACCAGGCGAAGCGCACCGGAGAGCGCGTCGAGGAGTCGATCCTCGAGTCCGGCGCGATGACCGAGGCCGACCTGCTCAAGTTCGTCGCGTCGCTCTACAAGACGCGCTTCGTCTCGACCGAGCGCCTCTCGAAGGCGGAGATCGATCGCGCCACGCTCGACCTCGTGCCCCGGCGCATCGCGGAGCGCCTGCAGTGCGTGCCGATCCTCTACGACCGGCGCGCGCAGGTGCTCTCGGTCGTCACCTACGAGCTCGAGGAGGACGTCGGAAAGCAGCTCGCGGTCGCGACCGGCGCGCGCGAGGTGCGCGTGTTCGCGGCGCGGCCGGCGACGGTGCGCGCGGCGCTGCGTCGCTTCTACGGCGGCGATCCCCACGCGTTCGCGCAGGTGCAGGGCGCGCCGACGAGCTACGCGCTCGGGCTCGACGCGTTCGAGCGCGGCAGCGGCGGCGGGCCCTCGATCTCGCTCGATCCTTCGCCGCGCGGCGTCGGGATCGATCTCGAGCTCGACGATCGCACGCCCGCGCTCGGGTTCGCGCCCGCTCCGCCGGTGGCCCCGCGTCCTGCTGCGCCCGCGCGCGGCGCCGCGCCCCCGACGCCGCCCGAGCTGAAGATCGAGATGCCGCGCTTCGAGGTCGCGCCCGACTGGGCCGCGTACCTCGAGACCGTGAACGTGCTGGTCACCGTGCTCGACGGCTCGCGCGCGGAGCTGCGCGGCCACTCGTCGCAGGTCGCGCGCCTCTGCGGACAGCTCGCCGATCGGCTCTCGATCAGCGGCGGCGATCGCCACGCGATCGTGCTCGCCGCGCACCTCCACGACGTGGGCAAGGCGAGCAGCTACCACCTCACCGCGCTCAACGTCTCGCGCTTCGACGGCCATCGCCTGCAGGCGCAGCGCAGCTACCTCACGCCGCTGCGCATGCTCGAGTCCGCGCGCCTTCCCCCCGCGACGATCGACGCGCTCACGCACCTCTACGAGCGCTACGACGGTCAGGGCTTCCCCGATCGCCAGGCGGGCAACGCGATCCCGATCGGCGCGCGCATCGTGTCGCTCGTCGAGACCTACTGCGACCTCACGGTCAATCCGAAGAACCCGTATCGCCGTACGCTCACGCCGCGCGAGGCGCTCGACGTGCTGCGACAGCTCGGATCGCAGCTCTTCGATCCCGGGCTGGTCGGCGCGCTGCGGCAGGTCGTCGTCGGCGACGAGACCAGCGGCAAGAACGGCGCGCGCACGCGCGTGCTGATCGTCGATCCCGATCGCGAGGAGACCACGATCCTCGAGCTGCGCCTCGCCGAGGCGGGCCACGGCGTCGTCGTGGTGCGCGATCGCGCCGAGGCGATCGCGGCGATCGCGAAGGAGCGCTTCCAGCTGATCGTCTCGGAGCTCGAGCTCGGCGGCGACGACGGCTTCACGCTCCTCGCCGCGCTGCGCGCGGAGCCGAGCGCGGCCGAGATCCCGTTCGTGTTCCTCACGCGCAAGGCGGATCGCGAGTCGGTGGCGCGCGGGCTCGAGCTCGGCGCGGCGGACTTCCTGATGAAGCCCGCGTCGGCGGAGCTCGTGGTCGCGAAGACCGCGCAGCTGATCGAGGCGGGCGTACGCCGGCGCGGCGGAGGGCTCGCGGGGAACCTGCGCGACATCTCGCTGCCCGACGTGATCCAGGCGCTCGGCAACGGCCGCAAGACGGGGCTCCTGCACGTCTCGGCGGGCGGCACGATCGGCGAGATCCACTTCCTCGAGGGCGCGGTCGCCGACGCGCGCTTCGGACAGAGCGCGCGGCAAGAGGCGATCTACGCGATGCTCGCGCTCAAAGAGGGCGAGTTCTCGCTCGACCCCGCGTTCAAGCCCGCCGCGCGCGTGATCAACGAGAGCACGGAGGCGCTCCTCCTCGAAGGAATGCGCCGCATGGACGAAGCCGGGCTGAGCTGA
- a CDS encoding serine/threonine-protein kinase, whose product MKSCPQCAAPGEEADRFCSACGHNLERDDPSSPGDPLVGRTIAGGYLIQELIGVGGMGRVYKGVQNMLGRTVAVKVIHPHLLGDEQTVARFYNEARAASRLNHPESVGIIDFGRTDDGILYLVMEYLAGKDLATVLAEEGPLPFKRICRILRKVLAALGEAHALGVVHRDLKPENIIVQKGRKGDEVVKVVDFGLATIVGPGSSSITSPGLVCGTPDYMSPEQGRGDELDGRSDLYSMGVLLFEMLTDRLPFTDDTPTKVVLRHIHDPVPDPRVVAPQRRIPDQLAELTMRSLAKAPSKRFQSADEMDDAVRRAEESLETRHVSMIECPTCGHLNPMTVRFCGECGTRLTGIVTIPPGARPERAVTQSPPVSAPARGSVQPATRRPLVGRDAELAQLANLRQLVIERPVWMRVLGEAGVGKTRLLSELALLASGSGDQVVMAGPHPSGAPAPYFAVRTLIAGLLDVDESRLPELATGGLISDPLARAGIAEIVDSKGLPGLPGVPRAGAVAAALAAAVRVAGSRARSGIVVLVIDDLTRCDTLSRLALTRLVDIVAPTPTLIVTSGAATREPSPHPQAMSLVLRGLDNEEAQDFLNGTVSAPRPVSRERSTEPTQRLLLPLYLEQVRALGKDGHDETLPPRLADAVMARLERLDLPSRRLLQAVSVLGDSCPIDWLREVAQAGDLAAIETLTRLGLLFTIADRVEVVHPFVRDLVEASIPAEARKELHARALQVAAGNGAVLEVRAEHAFKAGEPMSALLLLERMGDAAMLRGDAMAATLAFRRGLDLARRELLLSGDLSLDRALVTFSRKLGEALEAHGDLAGADGVLREALELAGPRNKERARMLLVLGRVAIKRERRRDAQRLLGQAIESATANDDPRCEAEVQLNLARLRREEGDAVAAANTFRKACELLASDKSADRESALASSQLEYAETLVEIGDADLATEHLEAALRHARASGASAIAARATGVLGTLRELAGELAKAASLYLDAAGLAQEAGDAEAAARWNAAASAA is encoded by the coding sequence GTGAAGTCGTGCCCCCAGTGCGCAGCTCCGGGCGAAGAAGCCGACCGCTTCTGCTCGGCTTGTGGGCACAACCTGGAGCGCGACGATCCGAGCTCTCCCGGCGATCCGCTCGTCGGCCGCACCATCGCGGGCGGCTATCTGATCCAGGAGCTGATCGGCGTCGGCGGCATGGGGCGCGTCTACAAGGGCGTGCAGAACATGCTCGGCCGCACCGTGGCGGTGAAGGTCATCCATCCGCACCTGCTCGGCGACGAGCAGACGGTCGCGCGCTTCTACAACGAGGCGCGCGCGGCGAGCCGCCTGAACCACCCCGAGAGCGTCGGCATCATCGACTTCGGTCGGACCGACGACGGGATCCTCTACCTCGTGATGGAGTACCTCGCGGGCAAGGATCTCGCGACGGTGCTCGCGGAGGAGGGCCCGCTCCCGTTCAAGCGCATCTGCCGCATCCTGCGCAAGGTCCTCGCCGCGCTCGGCGAAGCGCACGCGCTGGGCGTCGTGCACCGCGACCTCAAGCCCGAGAACATCATCGTCCAGAAGGGACGCAAGGGCGACGAGGTCGTGAAGGTCGTCGACTTCGGCCTCGCGACGATCGTCGGTCCCGGCTCGTCGTCGATCACGTCGCCGGGCCTCGTGTGCGGCACGCCCGACTACATGAGCCCGGAGCAGGGCCGCGGGGACGAGCTCGACGGCCGCAGCGACCTCTACTCGATGGGCGTGCTGCTCTTCGAGATGCTGACCGATCGACTGCCGTTCACCGACGACACGCCGACGAAGGTCGTGCTGCGGCACATCCACGATCCGGTGCCCGATCCGCGCGTCGTCGCGCCGCAGCGCCGCATCCCCGATCAGCTCGCGGAGCTGACCATGCGCTCGCTCGCGAAGGCGCCGAGCAAGCGCTTCCAGAGCGCCGACGAGATGGACGACGCGGTCCGTCGCGCCGAGGAGTCGCTCGAGACGCGCCACGTCAGCATGATCGAGTGCCCGACGTGCGGGCACCTGAACCCGATGACGGTGCGCTTCTGCGGCGAGTGCGGCACGCGCCTCACCGGCATCGTCACGATCCCGCCGGGCGCGCGGCCCGAGCGCGCGGTGACGCAGTCGCCTCCGGTCAGCGCGCCGGCGCGCGGCTCGGTGCAGCCGGCGACGCGTCGCCCGCTCGTCGGTCGCGATGCCGAGCTCGCGCAGCTCGCGAACCTGCGGCAGCTCGTGATCGAGCGTCCGGTGTGGATGCGCGTGCTCGGCGAGGCGGGCGTCGGCAAGACGCGTCTTCTCTCGGAGCTCGCGCTGCTCGCGTCGGGCTCGGGCGATCAGGTCGTGATGGCGGGCCCGCACCCGAGCGGCGCGCCCGCGCCGTACTTCGCGGTGCGCACGCTGATCGCGGGGCTGCTCGACGTCGACGAGAGCCGCCTGCCCGAGCTCGCGACCGGCGGGCTGATCTCGGATCCGCTCGCGCGCGCGGGCATCGCCGAGATCGTCGACTCGAAGGGCCTGCCCGGGCTGCCCGGCGTGCCGCGCGCGGGCGCGGTCGCGGCGGCGCTCGCGGCGGCGGTGCGCGTCGCGGGGAGCCGCGCACGCTCCGGCATCGTGGTCCTCGTGATCGACGATCTCACGCGCTGCGACACGCTGAGCCGCCTCGCGCTGACGCGCCTCGTCGACATCGTCGCGCCGACGCCGACGCTGATCGTCACGAGCGGCGCGGCGACCCGCGAGCCGAGCCCGCACCCGCAGGCGATGAGCCTGGTGCTGCGCGGCCTCGACAACGAAGAGGCGCAGGACTTCCTGAACGGCACGGTGTCCGCGCCGCGCCCGGTCTCGCGCGAGCGCTCGACCGAGCCCACGCAGCGGCTGCTCCTGCCGCTCTACCTCGAGCAGGTGCGCGCGCTCGGGAAGGACGGGCACGACGAGACGCTCCCGCCGCGCCTCGCGGATGCGGTGATGGCGCGCCTCGAGCGCCTCGATCTCCCGTCGCGCCGCTTGCTGCAGGCGGTCTCGGTGCTCGGCGACTCGTGCCCGATCGACTGGCTCCGCGAGGTCGCGCAGGCCGGTGATCTCGCGGCGATCGAGACGCTCACGCGCCTCGGTCTGCTGTTCACGATCGCCGATCGCGTCGAGGTCGTGCATCCCTTCGTGCGCGATCTCGTCGAGGCGTCGATCCCCGCCGAGGCCCGCAAGGAGCTGCACGCGCGCGCGCTGCAGGTCGCGGCGGGCAACGGCGCGGTGCTCGAGGTACGCGCCGAGCACGCGTTCAAGGCCGGCGAGCCGATGAGCGCGCTCCTGCTCCTCGAGCGGATGGGCGACGCCGCGATGCTCCGCGGCGATGCGATGGCGGCGACCCTCGCGTTCCGGCGCGGCCTCGATCTCGCGCGGCGCGAGCTCCTCCTCTCGGGCGATCTCTCGCTCGATCGCGCGCTCGTCACGTTCAGCCGCAAGCTCGGCGAGGCGCTCGAGGCGCACGGTGATCTCGCGGGCGCCGACGGCGTGCTGCGCGAGGCGCTCGAGCTCGCGGGCCCGCGCAACAAGGAGCGCGCGCGCATGCTGCTCGTCCTCGGTCGCGTCGCGATCAAGCGCGAGCGCCGCCGCGACGCGCAGCGCCTGCTCGGTCAGGCGATCGAGAGCGCGACCGCGAACGACGATCCGCGCTGCGAGGCCGAGGTGCAGCTCAACCTCGCGCGCCTGCGCCGCGAGGAGGGCGACGCGGTCGCCGCGGCGAACACGTTCCGCAAGGCGTGTGAGCTGCTCGCGAGCGACAAGAGCGCCGACCGCGAGAGCGCGCTCGCGAGCTCGCAGCTCGAGTACGCCGAGACGCTCGTCGAGATCGGCGACGCCGACCTCGCCACCGAGCACCTCGAGGCCGCGCTGCGCCATGCGCGGGCGTCCGGCGCCAGCGCGATCGCGGCGCGCGCGACCGGCGTGCTCGGCACGCTCCGCGAGCTCGCCGGTGAGCTCGCGAAGGCGGCCTCGCTCTACCTCGACGCCGCCGGGCTCGCGCAGGAAGCGGGCGACGCCGAGGCCGCCGCCCGGTGGAACGCGGCCGCGAGCGCCGCGTAA
- a CDS encoding ABC transporter permease: MKRQLALLDHALGALRRRAGRNAAIVVGLAAVVALFGSTAFLAEAMRAEYRALAEGLPDLTVQRLIAGRPALIAESEAQTIEALDLPGVRSVRPRVWGYLFVAPIEGNVVVIGMGARDDADIVDGRWPERDDEIVVGSGIARLLGARAGDQIALTATEGATPVVLTISGVLDARTAALGSDLVIATDTRARSLLGVPDAMATDLAIDLARDEEAAVVTAEIAQAISGARVIDRQLLERTYELTFDARAGLVGAMLVPALLALLLLAWDRLTGLGEAERREIGVLKATGWSTHDVLTARMWESGLVALVGSVAGVVLGYVHAFWLGAPGIADALFGWSVLHADLALAPAVDLAQVLAIVSAVVVPFVAVSVVPAWRAAMLDPDRLLRGGA; the protein is encoded by the coding sequence ATGAAGCGCCAGCTCGCGCTGCTCGATCACGCGCTGGGCGCGCTGCGGCGCCGCGCCGGGCGCAACGCCGCGATCGTGGTCGGGCTCGCCGCGGTCGTCGCGCTCTTCGGATCGACGGCGTTCCTCGCCGAGGCGATGCGCGCCGAGTACCGCGCGCTCGCGGAGGGGCTCCCCGATCTCACGGTGCAGCGCTTGATCGCCGGACGTCCCGCGCTGATCGCGGAGAGCGAAGCGCAGACGATCGAGGCGCTCGATCTGCCCGGCGTGCGCAGCGTGCGCCCGCGGGTGTGGGGCTATCTCTTCGTCGCGCCGATCGAGGGCAACGTCGTGGTGATCGGGATGGGCGCGCGCGACGACGCCGACATCGTCGATGGGCGGTGGCCCGAGCGCGACGACGAGATCGTCGTGGGCTCGGGCATCGCGCGGCTGCTCGGCGCGCGCGCCGGCGATCAGATCGCGCTCACCGCGACCGAGGGCGCGACGCCCGTCGTGCTGACGATCTCCGGCGTGCTCGACGCGCGCACCGCAGCGCTCGGGAGCGATCTCGTGATCGCGACCGACACCCGCGCGCGCTCGCTGCTCGGCGTACCCGACGCGATGGCGACCGACCTCGCGATCGACCTCGCGCGCGACGAAGAAGCCGCGGTGGTCACCGCCGAGATCGCGCAGGCGATCAGCGGCGCGCGGGTGATCGATCGGCAGCTGCTCGAGCGCACGTACGAGCTCACGTTCGACGCGCGCGCCGGGCTGGTGGGCGCGATGCTGGTCCCGGCGCTGCTCGCGCTGCTCCTGCTCGCGTGGGATCGCCTCACCGGGCTCGGCGAAGCGGAGCGCCGCGAGATCGGCGTGCTCAAGGCGACGGGCTGGAGCACCCATGACGTGCTCACGGCACGGATGTGGGAGTCGGGCCTGGTCGCGCTCGTGGGCTCGGTCGCGGGCGTCGTGCTCGGCTACGTGCACGCGTTCTGGCTCGGCGCGCCCGGCATCGCCGACGCGCTCTTCGGATGGAGCGTGCTCCACGCCGATCTCGCGCTCGCGCCCGCGGTCGATCTCGCGCAGGTGCTCGCGATCGTGAGCGCGGTGGTCGTGCCCTTCGTCGCGGTGAGCGTCGTGCCCGCGTGGCGCGCCGCGATGCTCGATCCCGATCGCTTGCTGCGGGGTGGCGCGTGA
- a CDS encoding S1 family peptidase, with the protein MIRRPSFLAVPFLLALALAGCANPGPDARLAESAIVDGTRGGDPAVVWIYSRDSGGLCTGTLIEPRVVLTAKHCVQEPGADGPSSASAIIAGIGDRAGSGTTLRVQSVYTTPGSYRDDGRLSGLVGQDVAVLVLVSGVTDVEPIPVRRTPPDDLRGQTVTAIGFGQIPSGSSGTKYTATGSVTYVADDVIYVGSLICQGDSGGPMVTESREVAAVVSFGNGSCGSGQGGYNAIYNFLDLIDMAIEEGGGCVNDGAEVCDARDNDCNGAVDEGCTPIGGSCASDDICVGNHCRDTIAGRICTEPCDARRPELGCGEGFYCAREGAVSCGGFCVPRTGDASLANDRPCERDDECASFFCTDPGDGVRRCLTPCEGDSGMCLAGEACVAGPGSCGACVDADLVSGLRAGLGEPCGDAADCASGSCIDDGDARYCSRACDGEIGCPSGYHCRDAMCVRGTLGGIGETCVNNADCGSGTFCAVQGDRGWCTSLCGSAEQCPDGFACVAAGGVMVCAPEVGLVGDACATGTDCFSGVCGDAGVCTRECGVDAPCGPGFECRRGADGTSAACVAPRAETSGGGCAVGVGARPGVTPVLVLIALGTIVFARRRRRG; encoded by the coding sequence ATGATTCGACGACCGTCCTTCCTCGCCGTCCCATTCCTCCTCGCGCTCGCGCTCGCGGGCTGCGCGAACCCCGGCCCCGACGCGCGCCTCGCCGAGAGCGCGATCGTCGACGGAACCCGCGGCGGCGACCCCGCGGTGGTCTGGATCTACAGCCGCGACAGCGGCGGCCTCTGCACCGGCACGCTGATCGAGCCGCGCGTCGTCCTGACCGCGAAGCACTGCGTGCAGGAGCCCGGCGCCGACGGTCCCTCGAGCGCGAGCGCGATCATCGCCGGCATCGGCGACCGCGCGGGCAGCGGCACGACGCTGCGCGTCCAGTCGGTGTACACGACGCCCGGCTCGTATCGCGACGACGGGCGCCTCAGCGGGCTCGTCGGCCAGGACGTCGCCGTGCTCGTCCTCGTCAGCGGCGTGACCGACGTCGAGCCGATCCCGGTGCGCCGCACGCCGCCCGACGATCTCCGCGGCCAGACCGTCACGGCGATCGGCTTCGGCCAGATCCCCTCGGGCAGCTCGGGCACGAAGTACACCGCGACCGGCAGCGTCACCTACGTCGCCGACGACGTCATCTACGTCGGCTCGCTGATCTGCCAGGGCGACTCCGGCGGCCCGATGGTCACCGAGAGCCGCGAGGTCGCGGCGGTCGTCTCGTTCGGCAACGGCAGCTGCGGCAGCGGTCAGGGCGGCTACAACGCGATCTACAACTTCCTCGATCTCATCGACATGGCGATCGAGGAGGGCGGCGGCTGCGTCAACGACGGCGCCGAGGTCTGCGACGCGCGCGACAACGACTGCAACGGCGCCGTCGACGAGGGCTGCACGCCGATCGGCGGCAGCTGCGCGAGCGACGACATCTGCGTCGGCAACCACTGCCGCGACACCATCGCGGGCCGCATCTGCACCGAGCCGTGCGACGCGCGTCGCCCCGAGCTCGGGTGCGGCGAGGGCTTCTACTGCGCGCGCGAGGGCGCGGTCTCGTGCGGCGGCTTCTGCGTGCCGCGCACCGGCGACGCGTCGCTCGCGAACGATCGCCCCTGCGAGCGCGACGACGAGTGCGCGTCGTTCTTCTGCACCGATCCCGGCGACGGCGTGCGGCGGTGCCTCACGCCCTGCGAGGGCGACTCGGGCATGTGCCTCGCGGGCGAGGCGTGCGTCGCGGGCCCCGGCTCGTGCGGCGCGTGCGTCGACGCCGATCTCGTGAGCGGGCTGCGCGCCGGCCTCGGCGAGCCCTGCGGCGACGCGGCGGACTGCGCGTCGGGCAGCTGCATCGACGACGGCGACGCGCGCTACTGCAGCCGCGCGTGCGACGGCGAGATCGGGTGCCCGAGCGGCTACCACTGCCGCGACGCGATGTGCGTGCGCGGGACGCTCGGCGGCATCGGCGAGACCTGCGTCAACAACGCCGACTGCGGCAGCGGCACGTTCTGCGCGGTGCAGGGCGATCGCGGGTGGTGCACCAGCCTCTGCGGCAGCGCCGAGCAGTGCCCCGACGGGTTCGCGTGCGTCGCGGCGGGCGGCGTGATGGTCTGCGCGCCCGAGGTCGGCCTCGTCGGCGACGCGTGCGCCACCGGCACCGACTGCTTCTCGGGCGTCTGCGGCGACGCCGGCGTCTGCACGCGCGAGTGCGGCGTCGACGCGCCGTGCGGCCCCGGCTTCGAGTGCCGCCGCGGCGCCGACGGCACGAGCGCCGCGTGCGTCGCGCCGCGTGCCGAGACGAGCGGCGGTGGCTGCGCGGTCGGCGTCGGCGCGCGTCCCGGCGTCACGCCGGTGCTCGTGCTGATCGCGCTCGGCACGATCGTGTTCGCGCGGCGCCGTCGCCGCGGGTGA